One stretch of Microvirga lotononidis DNA includes these proteins:
- a CDS encoding putative DNA modification/repair radical SAM protein: MDEKLAKKLRILADAAKYDASCSSSGAPKRKADMGGLGSTEGSGICHAYTPDGRCVSLLKILLTNYCLFDCAYCVNRRSSNVKRAKFSVDEVVTLTVEFYKRNYIEGLFLSSGIIRSPDYTMEQMLLVAKKLRRDHGFRGYIHLKTIPEASPWLIEEAGLWADRLSINLELPTEKSLERLAPEKDGASIETAMAQMFERIEEAREERRHFSPAGQTTQMIVGADDTTDADVLRTSAKLYGHYAMKRVYYSAFSPIPDSSAILPLKSPPLMRESRLYQADWLLRYYGFDVDEIATGTDKGMLDLDIDPKLAWALRNRHRFPVDVNRAEREMLLRVPGLGARAVDKIVVARKHTTLRLEDVARLTSGLKRARPFLITADHHPKAKLDSLGLRERLVEKPEQLSLFG; the protein is encoded by the coding sequence CGGAGGGCAGCGGCATCTGTCATGCCTACACGCCCGACGGGCGCTGCGTCTCGCTGTTGAAGATCCTGCTGACCAATTACTGCCTGTTCGACTGCGCCTATTGCGTGAACCGGCGCTCGTCCAACGTGAAACGGGCGAAGTTCTCGGTCGACGAGGTGGTGACGCTCACGGTCGAGTTCTACAAGCGCAACTACATCGAGGGGCTGTTCCTCTCGTCCGGCATCATCCGCTCGCCGGACTACACCATGGAGCAGATGCTGCTGGTGGCCAAGAAGCTGCGCCGCGACCACGGCTTTCGCGGCTACATCCACCTGAAGACCATTCCCGAGGCGAGTCCCTGGCTCATCGAGGAGGCGGGCCTGTGGGCCGACCGGCTGTCGATCAATCTGGAACTGCCGACGGAGAAGAGCCTGGAGCGGCTGGCACCGGAGAAGGACGGCGCCTCCATCGAGACCGCCATGGCGCAGATGTTCGAACGCATCGAGGAGGCCCGCGAGGAGCGTCGCCATTTCTCGCCGGCCGGCCAGACCACCCAGATGATCGTCGGCGCGGACGACACCACGGACGCGGACGTGCTGCGCACCTCGGCCAAGCTTTATGGTCACTACGCCATGAAGCGCGTCTATTACTCCGCCTTCAGCCCGATTCCGGATTCCAGCGCCATCCTGCCCCTGAAGTCGCCGCCGCTGATGCGCGAGAGCAGGCTGTACCAGGCCGATTGGCTGCTGCGCTATTACGGCTTCGACGTGGACGAGATCGCCACCGGGACCGACAAGGGCATGCTCGACCTCGACATCGACCCGAAGCTCGCCTGGGCGCTCAGGAACCGCCACCGCTTTCCCGTCGACGTGAACCGGGCCGAGCGCGAGATGCTGCTGCGCGTCCCGGGCCTCGGCGCGCGGGCGGTGGACAAGATCGTGGTGGCGCGAAAGCACACGACGCTGCGCCTGGAGGACGTGGCTCGCCTCACCTCGGGGCTGAAGCGCGCCAGACCCTTCCTCATCACGGCCGACCACCACCCGAAAGCGAAGCTCGATTCCCTCGGCCTGCGCGAGCGGCTGGTCGAGAAGCCGGAACAGCTGAGCCTGTTCGGGTGA